In a single window of the Paenibacillus sp. MMS20-IR301 genome:
- a CDS encoding histidine kinase — MNTFKDLLRLKFKFPKIRSRFFAVMILVSLPPLFLLGYISLNITKDTLVKNHILTNQDHLKTSSEVADLLLGNIINMNRIILENSDIREAVRQSGNLIEQESTVLDIQTANLLQNIVVSNLFDLQNIESVCLFDRNFHSVCYGRSENAGKYGSEDTKGQIAVTDWYLKALAANGKEVFFGFDVLENDSSGAAFSSVKLLRDPDRLSGQSIGLLVINIKNSIFRQSINESDTSNFIVLDNHPDKAHSQIIYDLKPEITAKIGITNVDDNSSILSKLTDNGYIYSQYLNRTSGWTFVHFISTKTLMEQPQQITTVTMLIAVLIAMVALVVSFVVSGTITKPLLLLKRMISDWAKGNPSTRPNETFEADEVGVIGEAFRRVTAEYELLSERLLQSQLKEKEAELRSLQAQIKPHFLYNTLDSIYWMSMLEEKEDIAQMALSLSESFKLSLNKGKDTIPVFKELKHIEHYLIIQNLRFDNRFTYLPNIEPEVMGFEIMKLLLQPLVENAIYHGLEPKVGKGTITLTGKKDGEYLVFTVTDDGVGIKDIQKTEQGYGMRNVQERLQIYYGPASSFSIISQPGAGTTIELRFPYAMLKEE; from the coding sequence ATGAACACCTTCAAAGATTTATTACGCCTAAAGTTCAAATTCCCAAAAATCCGCAGCCGTTTTTTTGCGGTCATGATTCTGGTTTCGCTCCCGCCGCTGTTTCTGCTAGGCTATATTTCACTGAATATCACAAAGGATACCTTAGTGAAAAATCATATTCTTACAAATCAGGATCACCTAAAGACTTCCAGTGAGGTGGCTGATTTATTGCTGGGCAATATCATTAATATGAACCGGATTATACTGGAAAATAGTGATATAAGAGAGGCTGTCCGGCAGAGTGGGAATTTGATTGAGCAAGAATCGACCGTGCTTGATATTCAAACGGCCAACCTGTTACAAAATATTGTGGTATCTAATTTATTTGATCTGCAAAATATTGAATCAGTCTGCTTGTTTGACCGCAATTTTCACTCTGTCTGTTACGGACGCTCTGAGAATGCGGGCAAATACGGATCGGAAGACACCAAAGGCCAAATTGCCGTTACGGACTGGTACTTAAAGGCTCTTGCTGCTAACGGCAAGGAGGTGTTTTTTGGCTTCGACGTATTGGAGAATGATTCTTCGGGTGCCGCCTTTTCCAGCGTCAAGCTGCTCCGCGACCCGGACCGGTTAAGCGGGCAAAGCATCGGTTTGTTGGTAATCAACATTAAGAACTCTATTTTCCGCCAGTCGATTAATGAAAGTGATACAAGTAATTTTATTGTCTTGGACAATCACCCGGACAAAGCCCATTCGCAGATCATATATGATTTGAAGCCGGAAATCACGGCTAAGATTGGAATTACTAATGTAGATGACAATTCGTCTATTTTATCAAAGCTGACAGATAACGGTTATATTTACAGCCAATACCTGAATAGGACGAGCGGGTGGACGTTTGTCCATTTTATAAGTACGAAAACTTTAATGGAACAACCGCAGCAGATCACGACGGTCACGATGCTTATTGCGGTTCTAATTGCCATGGTCGCTTTGGTGGTCTCATTCGTGGTGTCCGGCACGATTACGAAACCCTTGTTGCTGCTCAAGCGAATGATCAGCGACTGGGCAAAAGGCAATCCGAGCACAAGGCCGAATGAAACCTTTGAGGCAGATGAGGTTGGGGTCATCGGCGAAGCATTCAGAAGAGTGACGGCAGAGTATGAATTGCTGAGTGAACGCTTACTACAATCGCAGCTGAAAGAAAAGGAAGCAGAATTGCGTTCTTTACAGGCGCAGATTAAGCCGCATTTTTTGTATAACACGCTTGATTCTATCTATTGGATGTCGATGCTTGAGGAGAAAGAGGATATTGCACAAATGGCTTTATCTCTTTCTGAGAGCTTTAAGCTTAGCCTGAATAAAGGTAAAGATACGATTCCTGTCTTCAAGGAGCTTAAGCACATTGAGCATTATCTGATCATCCAGAACTTGCGGTTTGACAACAGATTTACTTATTTACCAAACATCGAACCTGAGGTTATGGGTTTTGAGATTATGAAGCTGCTGCTTCAACCGCTTGTAGAGAATGCAATTTATCACGGTCTTGAACCCAAAGTCGGCAAAGGAACGATAACATTAACCGGGAAAAAGGATGGTGAATATCTCGTATTCACTGTGACAGATGACGGCGTGGGGATAAAGGATATTCAGAAAACCGAGCAAGGCTACGGAATGAGAAATGTGCAGGAGCGATTACAGATTTATTATGGCCCGGCAAGTTCTTTTTCCATTATTAGTCAACCTGGTGCTGGAACCACTATAGAATTGCGCTTTCCATATGCCATGTTGAAGGAGGAGTAG
- a CDS encoding response regulator: MIKAVVFDDEIIVLKGLERLIKWEEYGVVLAGTATDGLSALEMFRELKPEIVMTDIRMPGIDGLTLIEMIRNEAPETMFIVFTGFNEYSYVKQALKIGVVDYLEKPVTITTIREGIKKAVQKIHELDELSEMKQKWKLGMLEKVTINFLLSGYPADPSAIEDLMKHIGEDSLRVKGVTVLISTAEIANLELENSRVIGVKNGVDYVYLILHFSDQAIAWLDDWNHKSDASIGLGRTYSSLSEAPLSYIEAKRALKYCMYLEEGGITTFESIHDVNKVLHGFNDMEEEVFIAMRLGNLQGMTEKLDLLLEALRKGRPTAESAETQMQLLYFHGLEICKETGGNLEELKPLLVHSQLDLREAGSLEELIACARKEMLTMMKWISKVRSESKHGAIKKSLEYIRNHYCRDLSQSEVANHVEMNTTYFSLLFKEEAGISYIKFLTRLRMEKAKEFLNEGKTITEITEQVGYHHARHFSETFKRYTGMTPGQYREVGKRT, encoded by the coding sequence ATGATCAAGGCGGTCGTGTTCGACGATGAAATCATCGTCCTTAAGGGACTTGAACGTTTGATTAAATGGGAAGAATACGGCGTAGTGCTGGCGGGCACTGCAACGGATGGGCTGTCGGCACTTGAAATGTTCAGGGAATTGAAGCCTGAGATTGTAATGACAGATATCCGTATGCCTGGGATTGACGGTTTAACACTGATTGAAATGATCCGCAATGAAGCTCCCGAAACGATGTTTATTGTATTCACCGGATTCAATGAATATTCGTATGTGAAACAAGCGCTCAAGATTGGTGTTGTCGATTATTTGGAGAAGCCGGTAACAATAACGACTATCCGTGAAGGCATTAAGAAAGCGGTACAGAAGATTCATGAGCTAGATGAATTATCCGAGATGAAGCAGAAATGGAAGTTGGGCATGCTGGAGAAAGTAACAATAAATTTCCTGCTTTCAGGTTATCCGGCTGACCCGTCAGCTATCGAAGATTTGATGAAGCACATAGGTGAGGATTCCTTAAGAGTTAAAGGAGTAACGGTACTGATCAGTACGGCGGAAATTGCAAACCTGGAATTAGAGAATAGCCGGGTAATAGGAGTGAAAAACGGAGTAGATTATGTCTATTTGATATTACATTTCAGTGATCAGGCTATTGCCTGGCTGGACGATTGGAATCACAAGTCCGATGCATCCATTGGTCTGGGCCGGACATACTCCAGCTTAAGTGAAGCTCCACTCAGTTATATAGAAGCTAAAAGGGCGTTAAAGTATTGTATGTATCTTGAAGAGGGCGGGATAACAACCTTCGAATCCATTCATGATGTCAATAAAGTGCTGCACGGCTTTAACGATATGGAGGAGGAGGTTTTCATAGCAATGCGCCTGGGCAATCTTCAGGGTATGACGGAGAAGCTGGATCTATTGCTCGAGGCGTTGCGCAAGGGAAGGCCTACTGCGGAATCAGCAGAAACCCAAATGCAGCTTCTTTATTTTCATGGGCTGGAAATTTGTAAGGAAACAGGGGGGAATCTAGAAGAGCTAAAACCTTTACTTGTACATTCTCAGCTTGATCTAAGAGAGGCAGGGTCGTTAGAGGAATTAATTGCCTGTGCCCGTAAAGAAATGCTGACAATGATGAAATGGATTTCTAAAGTCCGAAGTGAATCTAAGCATGGTGCCATCAAAAAATCCTTGGAATACATCCGTAATCATTACTGCCGTGATCTTTCACAATCCGAAGTTGCGAATCATGTAGAGATGAATACGACTTACTTTAGCTTATTATTTAAAGAGGAAGCCGGCATTTCCTATATAAAGTTCTTAACCCGGCTACGGATGGAGAAAGCTAAAGAATTTTTAAATGAAGGGAAAACAATAACTGAAATTACCGAGCAGGTAGGGTATCATCACGCACGCCATTTCTCTGAAACCTTTAAACGATATACCGGGATGACACCGGGTCAATACCGGGAAGTAGGGAAGCGAACATGA
- a CDS encoding sugar ABC transporter permease — MKKTLYWFAVPALLFYCLFWITPILKLFQYSVTDYNGYVQNFNYVGLDNFKTLFHEEILGLSIKNTLIYTLITVVLGNIIALAIALLLNTNIRAKGLYRSAFYIPTLFSAIVVGFIWSYVYMPDEGMIASLFHTLGITGVDTNFLGSYSKALYSIIGVDIWKNIGTSTIIFLAGLQTVPEDMIEAGRIDGAGRWQLIRFIKIPMLATSITINVTLSVINGLKAFDYPFIMTNGGPGTSTNTLIYAMYKMAFTDQLFGKASALGIISFAIIIVITGIFVLTLNKREVSA, encoded by the coding sequence ATGAAAAAGACATTATACTGGTTTGCAGTACCGGCTCTTCTTTTTTATTGTCTATTTTGGATTACTCCGATCCTCAAGCTTTTTCAATACAGTGTAACGGATTATAACGGATATGTTCAAAACTTCAATTATGTAGGGTTAGACAATTTTAAAACACTTTTTCATGAAGAGATTCTAGGACTCTCAATCAAAAACACATTAATTTACACGCTAATTACAGTTGTATTGGGCAATATTATCGCCCTTGCAATAGCACTTCTATTAAATACGAATATTCGGGCAAAAGGTCTGTACCGTTCGGCATTCTATATTCCCACTCTGTTTAGCGCAATTGTAGTCGGTTTTATCTGGAGCTATGTGTATATGCCGGATGAGGGGATGATTGCTTCTTTATTTCATACACTGGGTATTACCGGAGTTGATACCAATTTTCTAGGTAGCTATTCCAAAGCGCTGTATTCAATCATTGGTGTAGATATTTGGAAAAATATAGGTACAAGCACAATTATCTTCTTAGCTGGCCTACAGACAGTTCCGGAGGATATGATTGAAGCAGGACGGATTGACGGAGCAGGCCGCTGGCAGCTTATCCGCTTTATCAAAATTCCAATGCTGGCTACCTCGATTACGATCAACGTCACGCTTAGCGTCATCAATGGCCTTAAAGCATTCGACTATCCGTTTATTATGACCAACGGTGGACCGGGTACTTCGACTAACACCCTGATCTACGCAATGTACAAAATGGCGTTTACCGATCAGCTCTTTGGCAAAGCATCAGCGCTTGGTATTATATCCTTTGCGATTATTATTGTCATTACCGGTATTTTCGTCTTGACCTTAAATAAACGGGAGGTGTCAGCATGA
- a CDS encoding sugar hydrolase: MGEPKMQAVQAIIEPVEAFIAESERLKPELYKRKVTPGRLIEVIRDETVIHGWKTNKLADIEELKVYVLGKGDSIILDFSDHRVGFLSFKVRPVGSPPDAPLKLKLTFGEMPVEMAEPFSEYEGWVSSSWLQEETLYIDVLPRRIELPRRYSFRYLKLEVLATSVKYRVVFEDVICNTVTSADHSAVRPLDHPDALLQEIDRVSIRTLEDCMHDVFEDGPKRDRRLWLGDLRLQALANYATFRNFDLVKRCLYLFAGVPDQKGRVSANLFKEPAIIADDTYLFDYSLFYTTSLFDYYTASKDEETLKALWPTAKRQVELAIENLDPQGLVQDQDTWWAFIDWHPELNKQASSQAILIYTIKRAIQLAEILNCDSKKALADALTKAINGAFSTLWDPGSGFFVSGAGRQVSWATQIWFALAEVFPKEQNKQLMLRLLNSPPAIGLSTPYMHHHLVEALLVSGCTEEGVACLKSYWGGMLTDGADTFWELYDPSNKNFSPYGSYLINSYCHAWSCTPTYLIRQYGL, translated from the coding sequence ATGGGGGAGCCTAAAATGCAGGCTGTACAGGCTATTATCGAACCTGTAGAAGCATTCATTGCAGAGAGCGAGCGTTTGAAACCGGAGTTGTATAAAAGAAAGGTTACACCGGGGCGTCTAATTGAAGTCATCCGTGATGAAACCGTGATTCACGGATGGAAAACGAACAAATTGGCGGATATTGAGGAACTTAAGGTATATGTGTTAGGCAAGGGCGATTCCATTATTTTGGATTTCAGCGACCATCGGGTTGGTTTTCTTTCTTTTAAGGTCCGCCCAGTGGGAAGTCCACCGGATGCTCCGCTGAAGCTTAAGCTGACCTTTGGGGAAATGCCTGTTGAGATGGCTGAGCCCTTCTCGGAGTACGAAGGTTGGGTTAGTAGCTCCTGGCTGCAGGAAGAGACTTTATATATTGATGTATTGCCCCGGCGAATAGAGCTTCCCCGGCGTTACAGCTTCCGTTATCTAAAGCTCGAAGTTCTGGCAACCTCTGTGAAATACCGTGTGGTATTTGAAGATGTGATCTGTAATACGGTTACATCGGCGGATCATTCTGCGGTGCGACCCTTAGATCATCCTGATGCCCTACTTCAAGAGATTGACCGAGTCAGTATCCGGACATTAGAGGATTGCATGCATGATGTATTCGAAGATGGTCCAAAGCGTGACCGCCGATTATGGCTCGGCGACCTGCGCCTGCAGGCATTGGCTAACTATGCGACATTCCGGAATTTTGATTTGGTTAAACGTTGTTTATATTTGTTTGCCGGAGTTCCGGACCAAAAGGGACGTGTATCTGCCAATCTGTTTAAAGAACCTGCTATTATTGCTGATGACACATATTTGTTTGACTATTCCTTATTCTACACAACTTCACTTTTTGATTATTACACCGCTTCAAAAGATGAAGAGACACTTAAGGCTCTTTGGCCAACCGCCAAAAGGCAAGTGGAACTGGCTATTGAAAATCTGGACCCTCAAGGCCTGGTACAGGATCAGGATACCTGGTGGGCTTTTATAGACTGGCATCCTGAATTAAATAAACAGGCCTCATCACAAGCCATTCTGATTTACACCATCAAACGTGCCATTCAACTTGCAGAGATCCTAAACTGTGACAGCAAAAAAGCTTTAGCTGATGCGTTAACCAAGGCTATAAACGGAGCATTTAGCACTTTGTGGGATCCGGGCTCAGGATTTTTTGTAAGTGGTGCTGGCCGGCAAGTCTCTTGGGCAACCCAAATATGGTTTGCGCTTGCCGAGGTCTTCCCTAAAGAACAGAACAAGCAGCTTATGCTGCGTTTGCTGAATTCTCCACCTGCCATTGGTTTATCTACACCCTATATGCATCACCATCTGGTGGAAGCGTTATTAGTATCCGGTTGTACAGAAGAAGGGGTGGCCTGCCTGAAATCTTACTGGGGTGGAATGCTCACGGATGGCGCAGATACCTTCTGGGAGCTATATGATCCTTCCAACAAAAACTTCTCTCCATATGGAAGTTATTTAATTAATAGCTATTGTCACGCCTGGAGTTGTACACCAACTTATCTAATTCGTCAGTATGGACTTTAA
- a CDS encoding extracellular solute-binding protein codes for MSNWTTRLRGLALVAACTMALTACGNSSNNNAGGNDASATAAPTEAATDNSTSSSEPVTLNMLVSGTKAADGADFELDTLPKLVKEKFPNVTLEVQKLPDEQYYTSIKAKLATGEGPDIFLVFPNMANMGAIEVAKAGYAADLSDLSFWDRISTSAASDMSYEGKKYAVAKGMDILGTFYNKALFTEAGITEAPKDWDSFLAASEKLKAAGITPIVMGDKDPWVIQFGMYQLAANNVYPTDPDFDKKLQTGETSLTDSKWINTVNQYKELYDKGYVNKGSLGMASAQALQQFVDGKAAMIFTGTWDLPAVSADGAAQFERGFFGLPGNKAGEPVYASAATAAGYAINASSKNLDITKEVFEYLYAADSPLFQAWVDANSSISVFSGVELKNEIFKNVLDEIQSTGHAFYFPNQMWPAGVSDVMQSKFSEIIGGKKTTAEEVTKAMQDKYTELYKP; via the coding sequence ATGAGTAACTGGACAACGCGTCTTAGAGGATTGGCGCTTGTAGCGGCATGTACAATGGCACTAACAGCATGCGGTAACTCCAGTAATAACAATGCTGGTGGTAATGATGCTTCAGCAACCGCAGCGCCAACAGAAGCAGCAACGGATAATTCGACTAGCAGCAGCGAACCAGTCACCCTGAATATGCTGGTTTCAGGCACTAAGGCAGCAGATGGCGCGGATTTTGAGCTGGATACCTTGCCTAAGCTGGTTAAAGAGAAGTTTCCAAACGTTACTTTAGAGGTACAGAAGCTTCCAGACGAACAATACTATACTTCAATTAAAGCTAAATTGGCGACTGGTGAAGGACCAGACATCTTCCTTGTATTCCCCAACATGGCAAATATGGGCGCCATCGAAGTTGCAAAAGCAGGCTATGCTGCTGATTTGTCGGATCTCAGTTTCTGGGACCGGATCAGTACATCAGCTGCCAGCGACATGAGCTATGAAGGCAAAAAATATGCTGTTGCCAAAGGTATGGATATCCTGGGCACCTTCTATAACAAGGCGCTCTTTACCGAAGCAGGAATTACAGAAGCACCAAAGGACTGGGACAGCTTCCTTGCTGCCAGCGAAAAGCTGAAAGCCGCCGGTATTACGCCAATTGTTATGGGTGATAAAGATCCATGGGTAATTCAATTCGGAATGTACCAGCTTGCAGCTAACAACGTATATCCTACGGATCCAGACTTTGATAAAAAACTGCAAACAGGTGAAACAAGCCTGACAGATTCTAAATGGATTAACACTGTTAACCAATATAAGGAGCTGTATGATAAAGGATATGTGAACAAAGGCTCGCTTGGTATGGCAAGCGCTCAAGCTCTTCAGCAGTTTGTAGACGGCAAAGCAGCCATGATCTTTACAGGAACATGGGACTTACCGGCAGTTTCTGCGGATGGAGCAGCACAGTTCGAACGCGGATTCTTTGGCCTTCCAGGTAATAAAGCAGGGGAACCTGTATATGCTTCAGCTGCTACCGCTGCTGGTTATGCAATCAATGCCAGCTCCAAAAACTTGGATATCACCAAGGAAGTCTTCGAATACCTTTATGCTGCAGATTCACCACTGTTCCAGGCTTGGGTAGATGCTAACTCTTCCATCAGTGTATTCAGCGGTGTGGAGCTTAAAAATGAGATTTTCAAAAATGTGCTGGATGAAATTCAAAGCACCGGGCATGCCTTCTACTTCCCGAACCAAATGTGGCCAGCGGGTGTGAGTGACGTAATGCAGTCCAAATTCTCTGAAATCATCGGCGGCAAGAAGACAACTGCTGAAGAGGTTACGAAAGCGATGCAAGACAAATATACCGAGCTCTACAAACCTTGA
- a CDS encoding helix-turn-helix domain-containing protein, with translation MQLQELDQYLRNINPIEKEQQQSGININDVWPLDWVGANKDYFRMPADFFFQDGPIHLRKHNRFAPMPLHLHNFVEMNYIYSGQCVQWINGKRIVLQQGQACLLDSDVLHSIEPMGENDILVNILMKPDIFRNALSRFSEIGILSHFMVNALSESTNHNRYILFESQEHDNFHIFIKNMMCEAFDPQVYSKEMIYQYMIISLTELMRVFTYHTNADRLHPETKFNLIQVLKYIELHHKDCTLVELAEVFNYNVNYLGNLLKIKTGKTFMELIKTQRMLTAASLLVNTGHSIEEIAHEVGYQSLGFFYRTFFDHYQTTPSKYRKQQMNNMLSNSNDK, from the coding sequence TTGCAGCTTCAAGAACTGGATCAATATTTGCGAAATATTAATCCTATTGAGAAGGAACAACAGCAATCCGGGATAAATATAAATGATGTATGGCCGTTAGATTGGGTAGGCGCGAACAAAGATTATTTCCGAATGCCCGCTGACTTCTTCTTTCAGGATGGCCCTATTCATCTCCGTAAACATAACCGATTTGCTCCGATGCCGCTTCATCTTCATAATTTCGTAGAAATGAACTATATTTACTCCGGCCAGTGTGTGCAGTGGATTAACGGAAAGCGAATAGTTCTGCAGCAAGGGCAAGCCTGCCTGCTCGATTCAGATGTTCTTCATAGCATTGAACCTATGGGAGAGAATGATATTTTAGTTAATATTCTTATGAAGCCGGATATTTTCAGAAATGCACTTAGCCGATTCAGTGAAATCGGGATCTTATCCCATTTCATGGTGAATGCCCTTTCAGAAAGCACAAACCATAACCGCTATATTTTATTCGAGTCGCAGGAGCACGACAATTTTCACATATTTATTAAAAATATGATGTGTGAGGCTTTTGATCCCCAAGTCTATTCCAAAGAGATGATCTACCAGTATATGATTATCAGCCTAACTGAATTGATGCGGGTCTTCACCTACCACACCAATGCAGATCGCCTCCACCCGGAAACAAAATTCAACCTAATTCAGGTGCTTAAATATATTGAGCTTCACCATAAAGACTGTACGCTGGTCGAACTTGCCGAGGTGTTTAACTACAATGTGAATTATTTAGGAAATTTACTCAAAATAAAAACAGGCAAGACCTTTATGGAGCTAATCAAAACGCAGCGGATGCTGACCGCAGCTTCACTTCTTGTAAATACAGGACACAGTATCGAAGAAATTGCTCATGAGGTGGGGTATCAAAGCCTGGGGTTTTTCTATAGAACCTTTTTTGATCATTATCAGACCACCCCCTCCAAGTACCGGAAGCAGCAGATGAACAATATGCTATCCAATTCTAATGATAAATAA
- a CDS encoding extracellular solute-binding protein translates to MSRKSEFQCFVMLITITLLLSSCGWISQPASPSPTPKTMILFLSANKEGEGSAQIISELTKEYQEEHPEIEYKFEYVAESNLTQRIQLLAASNDLPILFNYQSGKPLQDLIQSNAVLDVEKTFKALNMYDLLNPTAVQLLKANVSEKGLYALPLEMNIEGFWYNKSIFARYGLKVPETWDELLEISNVLKLKSIQPFAVAGKEKWPITRLINAYIIRKFGVDAMDKVDRGELLLTDSKVVEGVEIVKEMGLKGYFGSNVNTIDMDTSVDMFLNGQTAMFYMGSWQLRAFNDENRNKIGADQIGFFSIPMVNGGIGKLDEYPVNAGLTTSFSKNGFTPETGNWMKYVFSRYGERAISDLGMVTGFNVSDVSQNLPELTLMVQEKLYEAKKGALWFEARFTPKAQMVAWNNAQLLITNPHFSALDYVTQLQEQIDKDRNEQ, encoded by the coding sequence ATGAGCAGAAAAAGTGAATTTCAATGTTTTGTTATGCTAATTACCATTACACTCCTATTGTCTTCATGCGGTTGGATATCACAGCCAGCCTCACCCTCCCCTACGCCAAAAACAATGATTCTGTTTCTGTCAGCCAACAAGGAAGGGGAGGGCAGCGCACAAATTATCAGTGAATTAACTAAGGAATACCAAGAGGAGCATCCGGAGATTGAATATAAATTTGAGTACGTCGCGGAGAGTAATTTGACTCAACGGATCCAGCTGCTGGCTGCAAGTAATGATTTACCTATCCTGTTTAATTATCAATCAGGGAAACCTCTTCAGGATCTGATTCAAAGTAATGCTGTGCTGGATGTGGAGAAAACCTTTAAAGCTCTAAATATGTACGATTTACTTAATCCGACAGCTGTGCAGCTGTTAAAAGCTAATGTAAGTGAAAAAGGATTGTATGCCTTGCCGTTAGAAATGAATATTGAAGGCTTCTGGTACAATAAGTCTATTTTTGCACGATACGGATTAAAGGTTCCTGAGACATGGGATGAGCTGCTTGAAATCTCGAATGTTCTGAAACTGAAGAGTATACAACCCTTTGCTGTGGCCGGAAAAGAAAAGTGGCCGATTACCCGTTTGATCAACGCTTATATCATTCGCAAATTTGGTGTAGATGCTATGGATAAAGTGGATCGCGGAGAGCTTTTACTTACGGATTCAAAAGTTGTTGAGGGAGTAGAAATCGTAAAGGAGATGGGCTTGAAGGGTTATTTCGGCAGTAACGTGAATACCATCGATATGGATACCTCAGTTGATATGTTTTTGAACGGGCAAACAGCGATGTTTTACATGGGGAGCTGGCAACTCCGTGCATTTAATGACGAGAATCGTAACAAAATTGGTGCCGATCAGATCGGCTTTTTTAGTATTCCAATGGTGAACGGAGGCATTGGAAAGCTGGATGAATACCCGGTTAATGCCGGATTGACCACTTCTTTTTCTAAGAATGGATTTACACCAGAGACTGGTAATTGGATGAAATATGTTTTCTCAAGATATGGGGAAAGAGCAATAAGTGACCTTGGAATGGTAACCGGATTCAACGTCTCAGATGTTTCACAGAATTTGCCGGAGCTAACGTTAATGGTGCAGGAAAAGCTGTACGAAGCGAAGAAAGGCGCGCTCTGGTTCGAGGCCAGATTCACCCCCAAAGCTCAAATGGTTGCATGGAATAATGCACAGTTATTAATTACTAATCCGCATTTTTCAGCATTGGATTATGTTACTCAGCTTCAAGAACAGATTGACAAAGACCGTAATGAACAATAA
- a CDS encoding carbohydrate ABC transporter permease, translated as MKPTSPLRKSALHLVIIAFVVLNLIPLLIVLSGSLRSPKNMTNPLSLFSEFTLESYKIAFDRMDFPIALWNSVVLTTVSVIFVVLLAAMASYPLARLNSRLSKFLYLFFLSGLVVPGQMVLIPIIQMIKSLGIPMNQYTPILMFITCSLPFSTFLYTGFVRSSVPVEIEEAAHIDGAGMLRRYWQIVFPLLLPVTVSVVITQGVWIWNDYFFNMVFITKASASPLPVAMLGFLGDQQNPAQWNVLFAACILCVLPLLIAFLSLQKYFVGGLTVGGVKG; from the coding sequence ATGAAGCCTACCAGTCCACTTAGAAAATCGGCGCTACATCTTGTTATTATTGCATTTGTTGTGCTGAACCTCATCCCTCTGCTAATCGTACTGTCCGGGTCACTGCGTTCCCCGAAAAATATGACGAATCCGCTGAGTTTGTTTAGCGAATTTACATTAGAGAGCTATAAAATTGCTTTTGACCGGATGGATTTTCCGATTGCTCTGTGGAACAGCGTTGTTCTGACTACCGTTTCAGTCATTTTCGTTGTATTGCTTGCAGCGATGGCTTCGTATCCATTGGCTCGGTTGAATAGCCGTCTTAGTAAATTCTTGTACTTGTTCTTCCTCTCGGGGCTGGTAGTCCCAGGACAAATGGTGCTTATACCCATCATCCAGATGATCAAATCACTGGGTATTCCAATGAACCAATACACACCGATCCTGATGTTCATTACATGTAGTCTGCCATTCTCCACGTTTCTTTACACCGGATTTGTCCGCAGCAGTGTGCCGGTTGAAATCGAGGAAGCCGCTCATATTGACGGTGCAGGCATGTTGCGCCGTTATTGGCAGATCGTGTTCCCGCTGCTGCTTCCAGTTACGGTGTCCGTTGTCATTACTCAAGGCGTATGGATCTGGAACGACTATTTCTTCAATATGGTCTTTATCACCAAAGCGTCTGCTTCACCGCTCCCGGTAGCGATGCTCGGCTTCCTGGGTGACCAGCAGAACCCGGCACAGTGGAACGTACTGTTCGCTGCGTGTATCCTATGCGTATTACCGCTATTAATCGCGTTCCTGTCACTGCAGAAGTATTTCGTCGGCGGTCTTACAGTCGGAGGAGTAAAAGGTTAA